DNA from Streptomyces luteogriseus:
ATCAGCGTCCAGCCCGCCCCGCCGCGCGCTCCCACCGCCAAAGGCATCGTCGAGCGGACGTTCGGCACCATCAACGCCCTGTTCTGCCAGCACCTGCCCGGCTACACCGGATCCGACGTCACCCGCCGCGGCCCCGACACCGAGAAAGACACCTGCTACAGCGTCCCCCAGCTCCAGGACCTGCTCGACGAATGGCTGGTGCACTACCACCACCGGCCCCACGAAGGCCTGCGCCAACCGATGATGCCGAAAAAGGCCCTCACCCCCAACCAGATGTGGGCCGCGCTGGTCGCCGTCGCCGGGTACGTGCCCGTCCCGCTCACCGGCAGCGACTACCTCGAGCTGCTGCCCGTGCGCTGGCAGGCCATCACCCCCGCCGGCATCACCATCCACCACCGCACCTACGACCACGATCTCCTCGCCCCCTACCGCGGCCAGGCCTCCCCCGTTGCCGGCCGGGGCAGGAAATGGGAAATCCACTACAACCCCCACGACGTCCGCCAGATCTGGATCCGCCTGCCCGACGGCGAGCTCACCGAAATCCCCTGGATCCACCGCGACCACGTCCACCAGCCGTTCAACGACCACACCTGGCAGCACATCCGCACCCACGCCCACCACAACAACCACGACGACAGCCAGCAGCATGAAGCCGGCCTCGCCGACGCCCTCGACCAGCTCATGCGCCGCGTCCACAGCGGCCACGCCACCACCACCGAACAAGCCCTCCTCGCCCGCGCCACCACACTGCCCATTGCCGCCGCACGGCACCCGCAATACGCCACCGGCCCCATAACCGGCGAGCCGGCGCAGCACGGAGAGTCGGCGCAGCACGGCGAGGACGACAGCACCGACGACCTCGACGACCTCCCCGAGGACGACACCCGCCCCGCCGCGGCCGAAGGATTCGGGCTCTACGACGCACACGAGGAAGCCGACAAGTGGTGAACACCCGCCCCCACCCCGCAGCGCAGTACCCGAGCAGCGCACCCGCCGACGCGGGCAGCGAGGGTACGGCCGAGCCGTCCTGGCCCCTGACCACCTGGCGGGGCTGGCACCGCTTCGCCACCACCAACCCGCCCGCCCCGCCCCAGCCCGACGACCCGCCCCGCAGCCTTGAGGAACGCCTCGCCTACCACTCCGCGTTCGTCACCATCCGCACCCCGCCATCAGCCAGCTCGCCACCCAGGTCCGCACCCTGATGATCCTCGGCCGCCACCAGCAGACCACCGCACGGCCCTCCCTCATCGTCACCGGACCCGCCGCAGCCGGGAAAACCACCGCCCTGCTCAACGTCGGCCGCGCCTGCCACCTCGCCCACACCCGCAAAAACCCCGCACCGCCCGGATCAGCCCACGCCGCGGCCCCCGTGGCGTACGTCCTGGTCCCTCCCGGCGCCACCGCGAAAACCCTCATCACCGAATTCGCCCGCTACCTCGGCATCCCCGTCACCACCCGCATGACCCAGACCCAGATCACCGACGCCGTCAGCCACACCTACACCACCGCGGGCGTCCAACTCGTCCTCATCGACGAAATCCACCGCCTCAACCCCCGCACCACCACCGGCGCCCAAACCGCCGACCTGATCAAAGACCTCACCGAACGCCTCCCCGCCACCTTCGTCTACGCCGGCATCAACGTCACCGACACCCCCCTGTTCAGCGGGACGCGCGGCGCTCAGCTCGCCGGACGGGCCACGCTCATCACCTGCGGCCCCCTCCCCGCCCGCCACGGCACCCGCCAACCCTTCCGCGACGTCATCACCGACATCGAAAACGCCCTCGACCTCCACCACCACAAACCCGGCACCCTCCTCCGGCACGCCCCCTACCTCCACCAGCGCACCGCCGGCCGCATCGGATCCCTCACCCGCCTCATCCGCCAAGCAGCCATCACCGCCATCTGCGACGGCACCGAACGCATCACCAAAACCACCCTCGACGCGCTACAACTCGACCACCTCGCCGAACAACACAACCGCCCCACCCGCAACCGCTAACCCCGACCCACCAACCAGGCAAAACAGCGCTGACCAGCACAAACACCAACCGAGTCTTTACACGCTAGAACTACCTACAAACCAACCGAGCCACCCCCCACACACACAACACATAAGCCCAGCTCACACACCCCGCCCACCCCGCCCCAACCACCCACCCCGCCTCTCAACAAACCCACAACACCCCAGGCCAACAAACACCCGACCCACCAACAAACCCCCCTCCGAGCGTTAGCGGAGAAGCTGCCCGAGACGGCAGCCGAGCTGTACATGAACGACGCCTCCGACGACGACCTGGCCGCCGCCGACAAGCTGCCTAAGTCCTCGATCGACGCGAAGTTCTACGAACTCGAGGCCAGCCGCCACGTACCCCCGGACCGGGTGTGGTCGGCATGGCTGTGCGGCGACCACCTCGTGGCCGAGCGGCGCGAGGTCCTGCGCCAGTTCGCCAACGGCATCGACACGGCCGGCCGCCGAGTCCACCGCGCCTTCCTCGCCAGCGTTCGCGTCCTCGGGGAAGGGGTCGACATCACCGGCGAGCGGGGTGTGGAGGCCGTCTGCTTCGCGGACACCCGCGGCTCGCAGGTGGAGATCGTGCAGAACATCGGCCGCGCGCTCCGGCTCAACAAGGACGGGTCCACGAAGGTGGCCAGGATCATCGTGCCGGTGTTCCTGGAGCCCGGCGAGGACCCGGCGGACATGGTCGCCAGCGTCTCGTTCCGCCCCCTTGTCGCCGTCCTTCAGGGCCTGCGTTCGCATGGCGAACGTCTGGTCGAGCAGCTCGCCTCCAGGGCGCTCACGAGCGGCAAGCGCAAGGTCCACGTCCGTCGAGACGAGGACGGGCAGATCGTCGGGGTTGGCGGCCAGGACGACGGCGAGGACCAGGAGGACGACACGCAGGCCGCCGCCGAAGCGGCCCTGCTGCACTTCTCCAGCCCGCGCGACGCGGCGACCATCGCGGCGTTCCTGCGCACACGGGTCTACCGGCCGGAGTCGCTGGTGTGGCTGGAGGGCTACCAGGCCCTGCTCCGCTGGCGGAAGGAGAACGAGATCACCGGCCTCTACGCCGTTCCCTACGACGTCGAGGTCGAAGTAGGGGTCACGAAGGATTTCCCACTCGGGCGCTGGGTCCACCAGCAGAGGAAGGCGCTGCGGGCCGGAGAGCTGGAGGAGCGGCGCAAGACCCTGCTGGACTTGCCGGAAGCCGGGATGGTGTGGGAGCCGGGCGAGGAGGCATGGGAGAACAAGCTCGCCGCGCTCCGGTCCTACCGGCGGGCCATGGGGCACCTCGCTCCGCGTCAGGACGCGGTGTGGGGCGAGGGCGAGGCGATGGTGCCGGTTGGCCAGCACATGGCCAACCTGCGCCGGAAGGGTGGCCTGGGCAAGGACCCGGAGCGGGCGGCACAGCGCGCGAAGCAGCTGGCCGCGATCGACCCGGACTGGAACTGCCCCTGGCCACTGGACTGGCAACGCCACTACCGCCACCTCGCCGACCTCGCCGAGGACGAGCCGGGTGGGGTGCTGCCCGACATCCAGCCCGGCGTGCTCATGGACGGCGACGACATCGGACGGTGGCTGGAGCGGCAACGCGAGGCCAGCACCTGGAAGCTGCTGTCCAACGAGCAGCAGGAACGGCTGTCCCAGCTGGGCTTGAAGCCCGTCCAGCCGCCGTCTCCAGCCCCGTCTGTCACCCGCACGACGAAGCCGGGCAAGGCGCAGCAGGCCTTCCAGCTCGGACTTGCCGCCCTCGCGCAATGGGTTGAACGGGAAGGCGCCCACCGGCCCGTGCCGAGGGGCCACAGTGAACAGATCGCGGTCGGCGGCGAGGCCGAGCCGGTGGTCATCAAGTTGGGCGTATGGGTATCGAACACCCGCGCAAGGCGGGACAAGCTCACCGCGGAGCAGCGCGCCGCACTGCGGAAGCTGGGCATGCAGTGGGCGTAACGGTGCCGACGGTGGGGCAGGACCGGAGGTGGGCGTGCTGTTGGCCCAGGAGGCAATGGGGTTGTGTGCTGGATCCGTTCCGCCGGCAACTTTTGGCGGGGGATACGCCGTGTGCCCGGCTGGTTACCGTTCGGCTTGCAGCCCCGGGAACAGGGTGCGAGTGCGGTGGAGGTCGGGAGCAATGAAGACCCCGTCGGCCGTGACGAGGTTCGCGTCAGGGTCTGTCTGGGTGGTGATCGACCCGCTCACGAAGATCTTGCGGCCGTCCGTGCCGGTGACGCGGGCGAGGATCCGCAGAGGTGTCTCCAGTGGGACCGGGCGGTGGTAGCGCATCTGGAGGGAGACGGTCAGGCCGGGCGTTCCCGCTGCTGCGCAGACACGGCCCATGAGTTCGTCCAGGAGCATGGCGCTCATGCCGCCGTGGCCGTAGCCGGGCGGCCCTTCGTGGGCGATGCCGAGCGTGCAGTGACCCACCAGGCCGTCGGCGGTGGGCTTCACCTGTACGGGCGGGGCCAGCGGGCTCCCGGCCCCGGTCACAGGGCTGTAGATACGTGTCCCTGTGGGGAACTCGTCCACCTCGGGGATCTCCGCCCGCGACCGCCGTCGGCCCGTCAGCTGGCTGGTGACGGCACGGACGCCGTCCGCCACACGGTGGAGGGTGTCCGGGGAGGCGGCGGTGCGGACGGTGGCTTCCACCAGGGCGCGCAGTTCGTGGCCGAGGTGGGTGATCGCCGCCTTCTGGTCTTCCAGTTCCTCTTCCTCGGCTGTCGCTCGCGTGGGGTCGGTGGCAGTGCCAGTGGGCGGCGGGTCGGTGAGGGAAGTGTGCATCGGTTTTCTCGGTGGGGTGGGCTGGTGGGGTACGGGCCGGGTGGGGTCAGTCATCGGTCCGGACGAAGACCGGCTTCAGGTGCTTCTCCGGCAGCGCGGTCGGCAGGTCCTCCCAGTCGATGACGTGGGAGACGACCTTCTCGGGGGCGACCTTGCCGGAGGCGGCGAGTTCGAGGGCGTCGGGGATGTGGGCGCGTACGTTGTCGCGGGCGATGCGCAGGGTGACGCCGGTGAGGTACATGTCGAGCAGGGGCAGTTCACCGGGAAGGAAATGGTTGCCCGCCGACTCGCAGATCCCCTCCGGAGCCAGGGATTTGACGGCGAGGGCGAGCTGGTCGACGCGGCCGGTGGCCTCGACGGCGATGTCGTAGCCCTGGGAAATCGGATCCAGGGTCTCGGCGGTGGCGGCCCCGAACGCGCGGGCCAGGGCGCGGTGTTCGGGGTCGGGGTCGACGTAGAGCACGTCGGAGGCGCCGAGGGCGCGGGCGATGTCGCACACGTACAGGCCGATGCTGCCGCGGGCGACGACCAGGACGCGTGCTCCGGGGCGGGCCTTGAGGTGCGGGGCGACCAGGCGCCAGGCCAGGGACCAGTTGTCGCTGGCGGAGGCCATGGCGACCGGGTCGAGGCCGGCCGGTAGCGGGACGAGCATGGCGTCGGCGTAGGGCACGCGGACCAGGTCGGAGAAGAGCCCGCCCCAAGTGCCGCCGATCGGTGCGCCGTACATCGCCATGTAGGGGACGGCGGTGCAGTGCGCGGTCAGTCCGGCCCGGCATCGCTCGCAGGTGCCGCAGTTGATGGACCAGGGGACGACGACCAGGTCGCCGGCTGCGACGGTGGTGACGGCGTCGCCGGTCTCGACGACCCGGGCGACGCATTCGTGGCCGAGGGCGAACGGTGGGTCGATGAAGCCGTGACCGGCCAGGATGGAGGAGTCGACGTCGCAGGAGGTGGCGGCCACCGGGGCGACGATCGCCTGTCCATCGGACTGGAGTCGAGGGTCGGGTGCCTCGCGCCACTCGACGGTGCGCCTGGCGATGTAGGTCAGTTCACGCATCGGTGCTCTGTCCCTTCGCCAGTGCCACCAGGTCGGCGTAGCGGATGACGGAGCCGCCCGCACCCCAGGTGCCGTCGGGCTGCTCGTGCACAAGCACCCACACCCGCGGGGCGTCGTCCCGGCCGAGGCCGGCTGCGGCCAGGACGGTCTTCGTCGCCTCCTCGACCAGGCCCGCCTTGCGGCGCTCGGACAGGGCTCCTTGTGGGACGGTGACCTCCACCAAAAAGCGCGGCGCGTCGTCCTCGGCGGTGGTCTGGGCGCCTTCCTGCAGTTCGGTGAGGTAGCTCCACGCCTGGGCGCGGAAGAACGCCGTGTCGGGTGCGCCCTCCCAGCGCAGCAGCACCGCCGCGAGGTCATGCTGGATGCTCTGGCGGCCTTGTGCGGTCAGGGCGGCGGCCGGGGCGGTGAGCCGGATCATCGGCATGGCATACCTCGCTTTGTTTCGTTCGTCTTCTTGTCGTTCGACACAGGTCTATGACGGTCGTTATAAGTGTCGGTCACGCTAGACTATGACGGCTGTTATATCCAGTGGGGTCAGAAGGGATCATGTACGTGACCAAGCCCAGCCCGGCGGCGCGCGAGCGGATCGTGGCCGGCGCGGCCGACATGATCAGCCGGCGCGGTCTGAACGCGACGAGCATCCGCGAGATGGCCAAGCACGCCAGGGCGCCGCTCGGCTCGACGTACCACTACTTCCCCGAAGGCAAACAGCAGTTGGCCACCGAGGCCGTCCGCTACACGGGCGAGTGGGTCGCGCGCCGTCTGCGCAAGGAGCTGGAGGCGGGGCCGGTCGCCGGGTTGCGGGCGTTCCTCGGCCTGTGGCGCAAGATCGTCGTCGACAGTGACTTCCGGGCGGGCTGCCCGGTTCTCGCCGTCTCCATCGAGGAGCCGCCCACGGACGAGACGCCGGCCGCCCTGGTAGCCGCAGCCGACGTCTTCGACGCCTGGGAGAGCCTGCTGGCCGACTCGCTGCGCGAGCACGGCGCCGAGCGTGAGCAGGCGGCCCAGCTCGCCACCCTCGTCGTCGCGGCCGTCGAGGGGACCGTGGCCATGTGCCGCGCCAAGCGCAGCACTCAGCCCCTGGACCGCACCGCGGAGCAGTTGCAGGCCCTCGTCCTCGCCGCGATCAAGGGCTGACCGGGCAGGGGCAGGGCTCCGTGCACGCCTGGAACCGCCGCTGTCGACTTCAGGTGCCCAGCGCGGCACGGACGGCTTTGGCCCTCTCCTCCGTGAACACACCGCTCTCAAGGAGCGGGAGGACGGACAGCACGCCCCCGGACGAGCCCCAGCTGCCCTCGTCGATCACGCGGAAGTTGACCCACCACGTCGGTGACGGCTTCTCCAGTCCGCAGGACTCCGCCAGCGCGGCCAGGACGCGCTCGATGACCTGGCCTCGTACGTCCGGCTGCCAGGCGGCGTCCATGACCGCGATGTCGATCACCATCACGTCGAGTTCCTGGCCGGCGTCCGAAAGCAGCCGTCCGCCGATGGCCATCATGTCCAGCTCGCGCTCGCCGAAGTGCACCTGGAACCCGACGCGGGCGGCCGGAGCAGGCTGTCCCACCTCGGGCACCAGCACCGCGTCCGTCAGCGTCTCGGCCAGCTCACGGCGCTGCTCAAGGCCGAGGCGTCCCCTGGGGGCGTTCACGGTAATGATCGTCACGACATCCTCCTATGACAGGCGTTATAGAGTCCGAGGCTACACCCGTCTATAACGACTGTCATACTCGGAGTGCGGACACTCAGTCCGAGATCACGGCGGCGCGGTTGATCCACTCGCTGCCGTGTGCTGCCTGGTGCATGAAGGCGGCGACGTCCGCGCGGCTGATCGTCGGGTTGCCCTTCATCGGCAGCCGGCCGTCCGCCCTGTAGGTGCCCATGGCGGGGCCGTGGGTCAGCCTGGTGGGGTAGACCACGGTCCAGTCCAGCCCGCTGGAGCGGATGCTCTCGTCCGCGATCTCCTTGTCGGCGTAGATCGACCGCAGCAGCGTGCTGTAGATCAGCTTCTGTGTGGTGCTCGACCAGTGGAAGGTGTCGCCGACACCGAACGACGACAGCCACACCAGGCGGGAGACACCCACTTCCCCGGCTGCGCCGATCACGGCCGC
Protein-coding regions in this window:
- a CDS encoding Mu transposase C-terminal domain-containing protein, with the protein product MREQYDPERYTLAEREQAKAQELTALGFGRVSRTTVQRMRLAYRKQGLWGLLDHRTTRASSPTGRADERVVAAVREALRRRRGRSKGTINGLFPLINQILEDRHGPGTVPAPSQAKLYRLVTNLARPGELPSGPVRHVPASVDGRAFTPATALRPGEQVQVDTTRLDVLALFDDGHLARPELTIAVDVATRAILAAVLCPSATKAVDAALLLAEMAVPHPARPTWPDILRMDHAPALPHQRLAALDARLAAAAARPFVLPETIVVDRGEVFVSAAFTAACEHLGISVQPAPPRAPTAKGIVERTFGTINALFCQHLPGYTGSDVTRRGPDTEKDTCYSVPQLQDLLDEWLVHYHHRPHEGLRQPMMPKKALTPNQMWAALVAVAGYVPVPLTGSDYLELLPVRWQAITPAGITIHHRTYDHDLLAPYRGQASPVAGRGRKWEIHYNPHDVRQIWIRLPDGELTEIPWIHRDHVHQPFNDHTWQHIRTHAHHNNHDDSQQHEAGLADALDQLMRRVHSGHATTTEQALLARATTLPIAAARHPQYATGPITGEPAQHGESAQHGEDDSTDDLDDLPEDDTRPAAAEGFGLYDAHEEADKW
- a CDS encoding PaaI family thioesterase; this translates as MHTSLTDPPPTGTATDPTRATAEEEELEDQKAAITHLGHELRALVEATVRTAASPDTLHRVADGVRAVTSQLTGRRRSRAEIPEVDEFPTGTRIYSPVTGAGSPLAPPVQVKPTADGLVGHCTLGIAHEGPPGYGHGGMSAMLLDELMGRVCAAAGTPGLTVSLQMRYHRPVPLETPLRILARVTGTDGRKIFVSGSITTQTDPDANLVTADGVFIAPDLHRTRTLFPGLQAER
- a CDS encoding zinc-dependent alcohol dehydrogenase, with amino-acid sequence MRELTYIARRTVEWREAPDPRLQSDGQAIVAPVAATSCDVDSSILAGHGFIDPPFALGHECVARVVETGDAVTTVAAGDLVVVPWSINCGTCERCRAGLTAHCTAVPYMAMYGAPIGGTWGGLFSDLVRVPYADAMLVPLPAGLDPVAMASASDNWSLAWRLVAPHLKARPGARVLVVARGSIGLYVCDIARALGASDVLYVDPDPEHRALARAFGAATAETLDPISQGYDIAVEATGRVDQLALAVKSLAPEGICESAGNHFLPGELPLLDMYLTGVTLRIARDNVRAHIPDALELAASGKVAPEKVVSHVIDWEDLPTALPEKHLKPVFVRTDD
- a CDS encoding tautomerase family protein encodes the protein MPMIRLTAPAAALTAQGRQSIQHDLAAVLLRWEGAPDTAFFRAQAWSYLTELQEGAQTTAEDDAPRFLVEVTVPQGALSERRKAGLVEEATKTVLAAAGLGRDDAPRVWVLVHEQPDGTWGAGGSVIRYADLVALAKGQSTDA
- a CDS encoding TetR/AcrR family transcriptional regulator, which produces MYVTKPSPAARERIVAGAADMISRRGLNATSIREMAKHARAPLGSTYHYFPEGKQQLATEAVRYTGEWVARRLRKELEAGPVAGLRAFLGLWRKIVVDSDFRAGCPVLAVSIEEPPTDETPAALVAAADVFDAWESLLADSLREHGAEREQAAQLATLVVAAVEGTVAMCRAKRSTQPLDRTAEQLQALVLAAIKG
- a CDS encoding tautomerase family protein — its product is MTIITVNAPRGRLGLEQRRELAETLTDAVLVPEVGQPAPAARVGFQVHFGERELDMMAIGGRLLSDAGQELDVMVIDIAVMDAAWQPDVRGQVIERVLAALAESCGLEKPSPTWWVNFRVIDEGSWGSSGGVLSVLPLLESGVFTEERAKAVRAALGT
- a CDS encoding NAD(P)-dependent oxidoreductase: MKLLILGATGPTGRHVIDLAVRSGDSVTAFVRNQAALGDLAERVTPVTGDATSHRDLAAAAAGHDALVSALARGNSVRADGLFTRASAAVIGAAGEVGVSRLVWLSSFGVGDTFHWSSTTQKLIYSTLLRSIYADKEIADESIRSSGLDWTVVYPTRLTHGPAMGTYRADGRLPMKGNPTISRADVAAFMHQAAHGSEWINRAAVISD